In Montipora foliosa isolate CH-2021 chromosome 13, ASM3666993v2, whole genome shotgun sequence, one DNA window encodes the following:
- the LOC137982902 gene encoding uncharacterized protein isoform X2, with product MLIWLKTYRLTERFSAPIFQFVACRTSHPNAMDPRVEKLLEGKSDVVKSQAIVFAIACSSTRPTRNSSPEPSSFLGKPRRNRTPVKEPKFSFEESSDDEELSE from the exons ATGTTGATCTGGCTAAAGACGTATCGTCTCACTGAAAGATTCTCCGCTCCAATTTTTCAGTTTGTTGCGTG TCGTACTTCGCATCCAAACGCAATGGATCCAAGGGTTGAAAAGCTTCTAGAGGGCAAGTCGGACGTCGTTAAGTCTCAAGCCATTGTATTTGCTATAGCTTGCAGTTCGACGCGACCGACGCGGAACTCGAGCCCTGAACCTTCTAGTTTTCTCG GAAAACCCAGAAGGAACCGAACACCGGTTAAGGAGCCGAAATTTTCGTTCGAAGAATCAAGCGATGATGAAGAACTTTCGG AATGA
- the LOC137982902 gene encoding uncharacterized protein isoform X1 — protein sequence MLSLIAMTQLLVKPSPKHKRASSNTDLVANICVLSGIFAYKSFSLTQHHFISSLKRRTSHPNAMDPRVEKLLEGKSDVVKSQAIVFAIACSSTRPTRNSSPEPSSFLGKPRRNRTPVKEPKFSFEESSDDEELSE from the exons ATGTTATCGTTGATAGCCATGACGCAGCTTTTAGTGAAGCCTAGTCCTAAACACAAAAGGGCTTCATCCAATACCGATCTAGTCGCAAACATCTGCGTGCTATCTGGGATTTTTGCTTACAAATCATTTTCACTGACACAACATCATTTCATCAGTTCACTCAAGCG TCGTACTTCGCATCCAAACGCAATGGATCCAAGGGTTGAAAAGCTTCTAGAGGGCAAGTCGGACGTCGTTAAGTCTCAAGCCATTGTATTTGCTATAGCTTGCAGTTCGACGCGACCGACGCGGAACTCGAGCCCTGAACCTTCTAGTTTTCTCG GAAAACCCAGAAGGAACCGAACACCGGTTAAGGAGCCGAAATTTTCGTTCGAAGAATCAAGCGATGATGAAGAACTTTCGG AATGA